The Thunnus thynnus chromosome 2, fThuThy2.1, whole genome shotgun sequence genome includes a region encoding these proteins:
- the LOC137200598 gene encoding zinc finger protein ZFP2-like isoform X1 produces the protein MSSVQYLREFINERLTAAAEEIFGVFQKTIVEYEEEINRQRRLLDIVWKPEIKLYRTELPQHHVCKEEEVPEPPQIKEEQEELYTSLEGEQLVLKQETETLMLTLTCEESDYSEDQTLDLSPDETQNAAEKEHVVSMSVKSSVVPEPNSDDQLLSHNSHIAESQDHKGGKHGDSGSTRNAEPKKKKRHHRSKNHTNNEDHSTTLKIHELSQKHVCKEEEVLADQQLCNQERNSSLDQEDPEPPQIKEEQEELCTSLEGEQLVLKQEESDYSEDQTLDLSPDKTQSLAEKEHVVSMSVKSSVVPNSDDRLLSHISHVAESQGHKRGKGVDSGSTRNLETKPQKRHHKSKSHSDNVCNTTMSKIQLDTQTGKKVLKCDTCGKAFKYVSQLNRHHRVHTGEKPYSCNSCERRFSLAGALKVHMRVHTGEKPYPCNTCGKRFSQITKVKKHMKTHTREKPYACNICEKRFSHLGILKVHMRVHTGEKPYPCNTCEKRFSHLCALHNHMRIHTGEKPYPCNTCEKSFSQLGALKVHKRIHTGEKPYPCNTCEKRFADLSAWKRHMRIHTGEKPYPCNTCEKKFSHMCALQKHMRIHTGERPYPCNTCEKRFSELGALKVHMRVHTGEKPYPCNICDKRFSQLVVLQTHMRIHTGEKPYPCNTCEKRFSQVGALQTHMRVHTGEKPYNCKTCGTDFMRRHQLKTHMRTHTVGKDSVRCQT, from the exons ATGTCTTCAGTTCAGTATTTGAGAGAGTTCATCAATGAGCgactaactgctgctgctgaagaaataTTCGGTGTTTTTCAAAAAACTATCGTCGAGTACGAGGAAGAGATCAATCGTCAGCGCAGACTGCTGGATATCGTTTGGAAACCTGAGATAAAGCTATATAGAACAG AGCTCCCACAGCATCATGTctgtaaggaggaggaggtcccAGAGCCTCCAcagattaaagaggaacaggaggaactctACACCAGTCtggagggagagcagctggTGCTGAAGCAGGAGACTGAAACCTTAATGTTGACCCTTACTTGTGAGGAAAGTGACTACAGTGAAGATCAGACTCTGGACTTGAGTCCTGATGAAActcagaatgcagcagagaaagaGCATGTTGTCAGCATGTCAGTTAAAAGCTCAGTGGTACCAGAACCAAACAGTGATGACCAACTCCTCTCTCACAACTCTCATATAGCTGAGAGCCAAGATCACAAAGGAGGCAAACATGGAGACTCAGGATCAACTAGAAATGCAGAGccgaaaaaaaagaagaggcaTCACAGAAGCAAAAATCACACTAACAATGAAGACCACTCTACCACATTAAAGATTCACG AGCTCTCACAGAAACATGTctgtaaggaggaggaggttcttgctgaccagcagctctgtaaCCAGGAGAGGAACTCCAGTCTGGACCAAGAGGACCCAGAGCCTCCAcagattaaagaggaacaggaggaactctGCACCAGTCtggagggagagcagctggTACTGAAGCAGGAGGAAAGTGACTACAGTGAAGATCAGACTCTGGACTTGAGTCCTGATAAAACTCAGAGTTTAGCAGAGAAAGAGCATGTTGTCAGCATGTCAGTTAAAAGCTCAGTGGTACCAAACAGTGATGACCGGCTCCTCTCTCACATCTCTCATGTAGCTGAGAGCCAAGGTCACAAAAGAGGCAAAGGAGTAGACTCAGGATCAACAAGAAATCTAGAGACAAAACCACAGAAGAGACatcataaaagtaaaagtcacaGTGACAATGTATGTAACACTACCATGTCGAAGATTCAGCTGGATACCCAGACAGGTAAAAAGGTTTTGAAGTGTGACACTTGTGGAAAAGCTTTTAAGTATGTTTCCCAATTGAATAGACATCATagagtccacacaggtgagaagccgtattCATGTAACTCTTGTGAAAGAAGATTCTCATTGGCGGGTGCATTAAAAGTGCATATGagagtccacacaggtgagaagccgtacccCTGTAACACTTGCGGGAAAAGATTTAGTCAAAttacaaaagtgaaaaagcatatgaaaacacacacaagggaGAAGCCATACGCATGTAACATctgtgagaaaagattctctCACCTGGGCATATTAAAAGTGCATATGagagtccacacaggtgagaagccatACCCCtgtaacacttgtgagaaaagattctctCATCTCTGTGCATTACACAACCATATGAGAATCCACACGGGTGAGAAGCCGTAcccatgtaacacttgtgagaaaagCTTCTCTCAGCTGGGCGCATTAAAAGTACATAAgagaatccacacaggtgagaagccgtacccatgtaacacttgtgagaaaagattcGCCGATCTGAGCGCATGGAAACGGCATATGAGAATCCACACTGGTGAAAAGCCATAcccatgtaacacttgtgagaaaaaaTTCTCTCATATGTGTGCCTTACAGAAGCATatgagaatccacacaggtgagaggCCGTAcccatgtaacacttgtgagaaaagattctctGAGCTGGGTGCATTGAAAGTGCATATGagagtccacacaggtgagaagccgtatcCATGTAACATTTGTGACAAAAGATTCTCTCAGCTGGTTGTATTACAAACGCATATGAGAATCCACACGGGTGAGAAGCCGTAcccatgtaacacttgtgagaaaagattctctCAGGTGGGCGCGTTACAAACGCATATGagagtccacacaggtgagaagccgtacaaTTGCAAAACTTGTGGAACAGATTTCATGCGTAGACATCAGTTGAAGACCCACATGAGAACGCACACAGTAGGAAAAGATTCTGTCAGATGCCAGACTTGA
- the LOC137200598 gene encoding zinc finger protein ZFP2-like isoform X2 has product MSSVECLRELMNERLTAAAEEIFRVFQKTIVEYEKEIDRQSRLLDIVWKPEIKLQRIELPQHHVCKEEEVPEPPQIKEEQEELYTSLEGEQLVLKQETETLMLTLTCEESDYSEDQTLDLSPDETQNAAEKEHVVSMSVKSSVVPEPNSDDQLLSHNSHIAESQDHKGGKHGDSGSTRNAEPKKKKRHHRSKNHTNNEDHSTTLKIHELSQKHVCKEEEVLADQQLCNQERNSSLDQEDPEPPQIKEEQEELCTSLEGEQLVLKQEESDYSEDQTLDLSPDKTQSLAEKEHVVSMSVKSSVVPNSDDRLLSHISHVAESQGHKRGKGVDSGSTRNLETKPQKRHHKSKSHSDNVCNTTMSKIQLDTQTGKKVLKCDTCGKAFKYVSQLNRHHRVHTGEKPYSCNSCERRFSLAGALKVHMRVHTGEKPYPCNTCGKRFSQITKVKKHMKTHTREKPYACNICEKRFSHLGILKVHMRVHTGEKPYPCNTCEKRFSHLCALHNHMRIHTGEKPYPCNTCEKSFSQLGALKVHKRIHTGEKPYPCNTCEKRFADLSAWKRHMRIHTGEKPYPCNTCEKKFSHMCALQKHMRIHTGERPYPCNTCEKRFSELGALKVHMRVHTGEKPYPCNICDKRFSQLVVLQTHMRIHTGEKPYPCNTCEKRFSQVGALQTHMRVHTGEKPYNCKTCGTDFMRRHQLKTHMRTHTVGKDSVRCQT; this is encoded by the exons AGCTCCCACAGCATCATGTctgtaaggaggaggaggtcccAGAGCCTCCAcagattaaagaggaacaggaggaactctACACCAGTCtggagggagagcagctggTGCTGAAGCAGGAGACTGAAACCTTAATGTTGACCCTTACTTGTGAGGAAAGTGACTACAGTGAAGATCAGACTCTGGACTTGAGTCCTGATGAAActcagaatgcagcagagaaagaGCATGTTGTCAGCATGTCAGTTAAAAGCTCAGTGGTACCAGAACCAAACAGTGATGACCAACTCCTCTCTCACAACTCTCATATAGCTGAGAGCCAAGATCACAAAGGAGGCAAACATGGAGACTCAGGATCAACTAGAAATGCAGAGccgaaaaaaaagaagaggcaTCACAGAAGCAAAAATCACACTAACAATGAAGACCACTCTACCACATTAAAGATTCACG AGCTCTCACAGAAACATGTctgtaaggaggaggaggttcttgctgaccagcagctctgtaaCCAGGAGAGGAACTCCAGTCTGGACCAAGAGGACCCAGAGCCTCCAcagattaaagaggaacaggaggaactctGCACCAGTCtggagggagagcagctggTACTGAAGCAGGAGGAAAGTGACTACAGTGAAGATCAGACTCTGGACTTGAGTCCTGATAAAACTCAGAGTTTAGCAGAGAAAGAGCATGTTGTCAGCATGTCAGTTAAAAGCTCAGTGGTACCAAACAGTGATGACCGGCTCCTCTCTCACATCTCTCATGTAGCTGAGAGCCAAGGTCACAAAAGAGGCAAAGGAGTAGACTCAGGATCAACAAGAAATCTAGAGACAAAACCACAGAAGAGACatcataaaagtaaaagtcacaGTGACAATGTATGTAACACTACCATGTCGAAGATTCAGCTGGATACCCAGACAGGTAAAAAGGTTTTGAAGTGTGACACTTGTGGAAAAGCTTTTAAGTATGTTTCCCAATTGAATAGACATCATagagtccacacaggtgagaagccgtattCATGTAACTCTTGTGAAAGAAGATTCTCATTGGCGGGTGCATTAAAAGTGCATATGagagtccacacaggtgagaagccgtacccCTGTAACACTTGCGGGAAAAGATTTAGTCAAAttacaaaagtgaaaaagcatatgaaaacacacacaagggaGAAGCCATACGCATGTAACATctgtgagaaaagattctctCACCTGGGCATATTAAAAGTGCATATGagagtccacacaggtgagaagccatACCCCtgtaacacttgtgagaaaagattctctCATCTCTGTGCATTACACAACCATATGAGAATCCACACGGGTGAGAAGCCGTAcccatgtaacacttgtgagaaaagCTTCTCTCAGCTGGGCGCATTAAAAGTACATAAgagaatccacacaggtgagaagccgtacccatgtaacacttgtgagaaaagattcGCCGATCTGAGCGCATGGAAACGGCATATGAGAATCCACACTGGTGAAAAGCCATAcccatgtaacacttgtgagaaaaaaTTCTCTCATATGTGTGCCTTACAGAAGCATatgagaatccacacaggtgagaggCCGTAcccatgtaacacttgtgagaaaagattctctGAGCTGGGTGCATTGAAAGTGCATATGagagtccacacaggtgagaagccgtatcCATGTAACATTTGTGACAAAAGATTCTCTCAGCTGGTTGTATTACAAACGCATATGAGAATCCACACGGGTGAGAAGCCGTAcccatgtaacacttgtgagaaaagattctctCAGGTGGGCGCGTTACAAACGCATATGagagtccacacaggtgagaagccgtacaaTTGCAAAACTTGTGGAACAGATTTCATGCGTAGACATCAGTTGAAGACCCACATGAGAACGCACACAGTAGGAAAAGATTCTGTCAGATGCCAGACTTGA
- the LOC137171715 gene encoding LOW QUALITY PROTEIN: zinc finger protein 841-like (The sequence of the model RefSeq protein was modified relative to this genomic sequence to represent the inferred CDS: inserted 1 base in 1 codon) — MSSVECLRELINERLTAAAEEIFRVFQKTVVQYEEEIDRQRRLLDIVWKPEIKLFRIELPQQHVCKEEEDLPDQQFCNQERNSSLDYEDPEPPQIREEQEELYTSLEGEQLVLKQETETFMLTPCEESDNSEDQTLDLSPDETQSAAENEHVVIMSLKSLVVPEPNSDDQLLSHNSHVTESQDHKGGKQGDSGSTGNAETKPQKRNHKSDSDMNNEPNSTMLNNNNSERSFKCDTCGKAFGHKFKLDRHQRIHTGEKPYSCKTCGRDFRVSKSLVVHMRIHTGEKPYSCNTCGKKFRHMSVMKRHVRIHTGEKPYSCKICGKGFRSSSGLLVHMRNHTGEKPYLCKTCGKNFSQMSGLKTHLRIHTGDKPHICTTCGKNFIHMSVLKTHMRIHTGEKPYNCXNMGKISEIIAILTIHIRRYLAGEQPYNCNTCGKSLYATMSSVQCLREFITERLTAAAEEIFRVFQKTVVQYEEEIDRQRRLLDIVWKPTVVLHGIELPQQHVCKEEEVLADQKLCNQGRNSSLDQEDSEPPQIKEEQEELYTSLEGEQLVLKQQTETFMLTPTCEEGDNSQDQTLDLSPDETQSAAEKEHVVNTSINSSVVPEPNSEDQLLSHNSHVAESQDHKGGKQGDSGSTGNTEIKPQTRLDKSLTNSKDNSTALKIHSNTYTGEKSLKCDTCGKFFKRKYNLHTHQRVHTGEKPYVCKICEKRFSSASALNAHLTIHAGERPYFCSTCGKRFLNRSCLRIHSRIHTGEKPYSCETCGRVFGLSSSLLVHMRTHTGEKPYLCNTCGTKFSHKSVLNRHMRIHTGEKPYDCKICGKGFRVNSDLTVHIRRYHTGEKPYNCNICGRSFYRMLELKRHMRIHIVEEPYSCKTIMSSVQCLREFINERLTAAAEEIFGVFQKTIVEYEEEIDRQRRLLDIVWKPEIILNRIELPQQHVCKEEEVLADQKLYNQERSSSLDQEDPEPPQIKKEQEELCTSLEGEQLVLKQETETFMLTPTCEESDNGEDQTLDLSPDETESATEKEHVVSMSIKSLVVPEPNSDNQLLPHNSHVAESQDHKGGKQGDSGSTRNTETKPQRRHHNSNSHTNSQYNSTTLKIHSNRKWKKSLKCNTCGKTFQYKSKLDRHQRIHTGEKPYVCNTCEKRFSSASALSAHLTIHTGEKPYSCQICGKDFRCNDGLMVHMRTHTGEKPYMCNTCGKRFGHSSNFTKHKRTHTGEKPYFCDTCGKRFCKRSGLKKHLTIHTGENPYLCNTCGKRFCSTSALNVHLTVHADAKPYSCKYVGEISDVMMGYWSP; from the exons ATGTCTTCAGTTGAGTGTTTGAGAGAGTTAATCAACGAGCgactaactgctgctgctgaagaaataTTCCGAGTTTTTCAAAAAACTGTCGTCCAGTACGAGGAAGAGATCGATCGTCAGCGCAGACTGCTGGATATCGTTTGGAAACCTGAAATAAAGTTATTCAGAATAG AGCTCCCACAGCAGCATGTgtgtaaggaggaggaggatctcCCTGACCAGCAGTTCTGTAACCAGGAGAGGAACTCCAGTCTGGACTATGAGGACCCAGAGCCTCCACAGATTagagaggaacaggaggaactgTACACCAGTCtggagggagagcagctggTGCTGAAGCAAGAGACTGAAACCTTTATGTTGACTCCTTGTGAGGAAAGTGACAACAGTGAAGATCAGACTCTGGACTTGAGTCCTGATGAAACTCAGAGTGCAGCAGAGAATGAGCATGTTGTCATCATGTCACTTAAAAGCTTAGTAGTACCAGAACCAAACAGTGACGACCAGCTCCTCTCTCACAACTCTCATGTAACTGAGAGCCAAGATCACAAAGGAGGCAAACAAGGAGACTCGGGATCAACTGGAAATGCAGAGACAAAACCACAGAAGAGAAATCATAAAAGCGACAGTGACATGAACAATGAACCCAACTCTACTAtgttaaacaataataacagtgaAAGGTCTTTCAAATGTGACACTTGTGGGAAAGCTTTTGGGCACAAATTTAAATTGGATAGACACCAGAGAATACATACAGGTGAGAAGCCATATTCTTGCAAAACATGTGGTAGAGATTTTAGAGTGAGTAAATCATTGGTGGTCCACATGAGAATCCACACGGGTGAGAAGCCGTATTCTTGCAACACCTGTGGAAAAAAATTCCGTCACATGTCAGTAATGAAAAGGCATGTgagaatccacacaggtgaAAAGCCGTATTCTTGCAAAATATGTGGGAAAGGTTTCAGGAGTAGTAGTGGGTTGTTGGTCCACATGAGAaaccacacaggtgagaagccgtacctTTGCAAAACCTGTGGGAAAAACTTCAGTCAAATGTCAGGATTGAAAACACATCTgagaatccacacaggtgaTAAGCCGCACATTTGCACCACCTGTGGGAAAAACTTCATTCATATGTCAGTATTGAAAACGCATatgagaatccacacaggtgagaagccgtataATT AAAACATGGGAAAGATTTCAGAAATAATAGCGATTCTGACAATCCACATTAGAAGATACCTTGCAGGTGAGCAGCCGTATAACTGCAACACCTGTGGGAAAAGTCTCTAT GCAACAATGTCTTCAGTTCAGTGTTTGAGAGAGTTCATCACCGAGCgactaactgctgctgctgaagaaataTTCCGGGTTTTTCAAAAAACTGTCGTCCAGTACGAGGAAGAGATTGATCGTCAACGCAGACTGCTGGATATCGTTTGGAAACCTACAGTTGTGTTACACGGGATAG AGCTCCCACAGCAGCATGTctgtaaggaggaggaggttctCGCTGACCAGAAGCTCTGTAACCAGGGAAGGAACTCCAGTTTGGACCAAGAGGACTCAGAGCCTCCACAAATTAAAGAAGAACAGGAGGAACTCTACACCAGTCtggagggagagcagctggTGCTGAAGCAGCAGACTGAAACCTTCATGTTGACTCCTACTTGTGAGGAAGGTGACAACAGTCAAGACCAGACTCTGGACTTAAGTCCTGATGAAACTCAGAGTGCAGCAGAAAAAGAGCATGTTGTCAACACGTCAATTAATAGCTCAGTGGTACCAGAACCAAACAGTGAGGACCAGCTCCTCTCTCACAACTCTCATGTAGCTGAGAGCCAAGATCACAAAGGAGGCAAACAAGGAGACTCAGGATCAACTGGGAATACAGAGATAAAACCACAGACAAGACTTGACAAAAGTCTCACTAACAGTAAAGACAACTCTACCGCATTAAAGATTCACAGTAACACCTATACAGGggaaaagtctttaaaatgtgACACTTGTGGGAAATTTTTTAAGCGCAAATACAATTTGCACACACATCAGagagtccacacaggtgagaaacCTTACGTTTGCAAGATCTGTGAGAAAAGATTCAGTTCAGCATCAGCATTGAACGCTCATTTAACAATCCACGCAGGTGAGAGGCCATATTTTTGCAGCACCTGTGGGAAAAGATTCTTGAATAGGTCATGTTTGAGAATTCACAGTAGAATCCACACAGGCGAGAAGCCGTATTCTTGCGAAACATGCGGTAGAGTTTTCGGATTAAGTTCATCTCTGTTGGTCCACATGAGaacccacacaggtgagaagccgtacctTTGCAACACCTGCGGGACAAAATTCAGTCACAAGTCAGTATTGAATAGGCATATGAGAATCCACACGGGTGAGAAGCCGTATGATTGCAAAATATGTGGGAAAGGTTTCAGAGTTAATAGTGACCTGACAGTCCACATTAGAAGAtaccacacaggtgagaagccgtataACTGCAACATCTGTGGGAGAAGTTTCTACCGAATGTTAGAATTGAAAAGACACATGAGAATTCACATAGTTGAGGAGCCATATTCTTGCAAAA CGATAATGTCTTCAGTTCAGTGTTTGAGAGAGTTCATCAATGAACgactaactgctgctgctgaagaaataTTCGGAGTTTTTCAAAAAACTATCGTGGAGTACGAAGAAGAGATTGATCGTCAGCGCAGACTGCTGGATATCGTTTGGAAAccagaaattattttaaacagGATAG AGCTCCCACAGCAACATGTctgtaaggaggaggaggttctCGCTGACCAGAAGCTCTATAACCAGGAAAGGAGCTCCAGTCTGGACCAAGAGGACCCAGAGCCTCCACAGATTAAAAaggaacaggaggaactctGCACCAGTCtggagggagagcagctggTACTGAAGCAGGAGACTGAAACCTTTATGTTGACTCCTACTTGTGAGGAAAGTGACAACGGTGAAGATCAGACTCTGGACTTGAGTCCTGATGAAACTGAGAGTGCAACAGAGAAAGAGCATGTTGTCAGCATGTCAATTAAAAGCTTAGTGGTACCAGAACCAAACAGTGACAACCAGCTCCTCCCTCACAACTCTCATGTCGCTGAGAGCCAAGATCACAAAGGAGGCAAACAAGGAGACTCAGGATCAACTAGAAATACAGAGACAAAACCACAGAGGAGACATCATAACAGCAACAGTCACACGAACAGTCAATACAACTCTACCACATTAAAGATTCACAGTAATAGGAAATggaaaaagtctttaaaatgtaacaCTTGTGGGAAAACTTTTCAGTACAAGTCCAAATTGGATAGACACCAGAGAATACACACAGGCGAGAAGCCGTACGTTTGCAACACCTGCGAGAAAAGATTCAGTTCAGCATCAGCACTGAGCGCTCATTTAACAATCCACACCGGTGAGAAGCCATATTCTTGTCAAATATGTGGGAAGGATTTCAGATGTAATGATGGCTTGATGGTCCACATGAGaacccacacaggtgagaaaCCGTACATGTGCAACACGTGTGGGAAAAGGTTCGGTCACTCGTCAAACTTTACAAAGCACAAAAGAACACACACTGGTGAGAAGCCATATTTTTGTGACACCTGTGGGAAGAGATTTTGTAAAAGGTCAGGATTGAAAAAGCATTTGAcaatccacacaggtgagaaccCTTATCTTTGCAACACCTGCGGGAAGAGATTCTGTTCGACATCGGCGTTGAATGTTCATTTAACAGTCCACGCAGATGCTAAGCCGTATTCTTGCAAATATGTGGGAGAGATTTCAGATGTAATGATGGGTTATTGGTCCCCATGA
- the LOC137200750 gene encoding zinc finger protein 664-like: MSSVECLREFINERLTTAAEEIFGVFQKTIVQYEEEIDRQRRLLDIVWKPEIKLNRIELPQQHAYKEGEVLTDQQICNQDRNSSLDQEDPEPPQIKEEQEELCTSLEGEQLVLKQETETFMWTPTCEESDNSEGQAEDSDETQSAAEKEHIVIMSVRSLVVPEPNSDDQLLSHNSHVAESQDHKEGKHGDSGSTRNTDTKPHHNSNSHTDNEPNSTMLKMNNNTCKSEKPLKCDKCGKTFKYMPNLHKHLKVHTGEKPKTCDICGRDFRYNSGLLAHMRTHTGEKHYFCITCGKRFSQRSKLKRHTRIHTGERPYPCNICGKTFSDLSSINRHMSTHTGERPYLCNTCGKRFCQKATLTKHVIRCHTGEKLYACEMEDSV; the protein is encoded by the exons ATGTCTTCAGTTGAGTGTTTGAGAGAGTTCATCAACGAGCGACTAACTACTGCTGCAGAAGAAATATTCGGAGTTTTTCAAAAAACTATCGTCCAGTACGAGGAGGAGATCGATCGTCAGCGCAGACTGCTGGATATCGTTTGGAAACCTGAAATAAAGTTAAACAGGATAG AGCTCCCACAGCAGCATGCCTATAAGGAAGGGGAGGTTCTCACTGACCAGCAGATCTGTAACCAGGACAGGAACTCTAGTCTGGACCAAGAGGATCCAGAGCCTCCAcagattaaagaggaacaggaggaactctGCACCAGTCtggagggagagcagctggTGCTGAAGCAGGAAACTGAAACCTTTATGTGGACTCCTACTTGTGAGGAAAGTGACAACAGTGAAGGTCAGGCTGAGGACTCTGATGAAACTCAGAGTGCAGCAGAGAAAGAGCATATTGTCATCATGTCAGTGAGAAGCTTAGTGGTACCAGAACCAAACAGTGACGACCAGCTCCTCTCTCACAACTCTCATGTAGCTGAGAGCCAAGATCACAAAGAAGGTAAACATGGAGACTCAGGATCAACtagaaatacagacacaaaaccACATCATAACAGCAACAGTCACACTGACAATGAACCCAACTCTACTATGTTAAAGATGAACAATAATACCTGCAAAAGTGAAAAGcctttaaaatgtgacaaatgtgGAAAAACTTTTAAGTATATGCCCAATTTGCATAAACACCTGAaagtccacacaggtgagaaacCAAAGACTTGTGATATATGTGGGAGAGATTTCAGATATAATAGTGGGTTGTTGGCCCACATGAGaacccacacaggtgagaagcatTACTTTTGTATCACCTGTGGGAAAAGATTCAGTCAGAGGTCAAAATTGAAAAGGCACACGAGAATCCACACGGGTGAGAGGCCATATCCCTGCAACATCTGTGGGAAAACATTCAGTGACTTATCATCAATCAATAGGCATATGAGTACCCACACAGGTGAGAGGCCGTATCTTTGCAACACCTGTGGGAAAAGATTTTGTCAGAAGGCAACTTTGACAAAGCATGTTATAAGATGTCATACAGGTGAGAAGCTGTATGCTTGCGAAATGGAGGATTCAGTGTAG